Genomic DNA from Shouchella patagoniensis:
CGTAACTATGGCATGATGGGTATCCTTAATCGAATTAATGGCATTTTATTTGCTAAGCCGCAAGGAGAATTTTATTATGAGGAATACAAAAGTACGATTAAAAAAGTTTTAGCTGAATTTGAATTAGATACGTTGCCTGTTCTTTACAATGCAAGTTTTGGACATAATGAACCTAAATGTTTATTACCTTATGGCGTGTTAGCTGAAATAGACACACATAAAAGGTCATTTACCATTTTGGAAGCAGGAGTCGTTTCATAAAAATCTTTGTTTAACTGGGCGTAAGAGTTGACCTTTCGAGCTGGTTTTCCATACGATAAAGAAAAGGTGGCGTGGACCAAAAAGGGGGAAAAGCGTTTGAATCTTTATAAAACCCACATCATCCATCCTCATACACATGTGCCGCTTATCGTTTACTTTAACCAGACGGAAGGGTTTGTCAGTTTTGAACGTGATGAACGGGTATTAAAAGCAATATACAATGTAAAAAGAGACTTAGCCTTGAATGAACAATTTCAAGAAAGTTTACGAAGAGCGACTCTTTTATGTCAAACCCAGTATCCGCTTGATACATTAAAACAAGCAGAGCAATTTTTGCTTAAAATAGGTATTGATGAAAAAAACATTCATTTTGAACAAGTGTATGTTCATTAAAAAGCTTAGGGCCGAAAGCGGACCTAAGCTTTTTATCTATGTTATTTCTGCAATAAGTTAGTTAATGCTGGTTCTGGGTCTTCATATTGGAAGGGGAAGTTTTTTTGCACGGCTTTTCGCGGATAAACATAAGCTCCTTCTAATACAAGGGCACTCATTTCACCTAGTGCTGTTTTAATAGCGAATGAGGGGGCTGGGATCCAATGGGGTCTATTCATCACTTTGGCAATCGTTCGGTTTAATTGTTGCATTCGAACTGGATGAGGTGCGGTTAAATTAAAAGGCCCCTCGATCGATTTTTCAGTAATTGCAAATGTGAACATATCAATCAGGTCATCGATGTGAATCCAAGACATCCATTGTCTGCCTGTCCCAACAGTCCCACCAACAAAAAATTTATATGGAAGCAGCATTTTCGGTAAAGCTCCGCCCCCTTTATCGAGGACAATCCCTATTCTTCCATAAACAGTTCGAATGCCTAGATTTGTTGCTTGGGAAGCTGCTTTCTCCCATTTTTTCGTAACTTCTGATAAAAAGTTAGGATTCATCGATTCATCGTATTCATTAAAAATAGCTGTTTCAGAGTGCCCGTAATAGCCTATTGCAGAAGCATTAATGAATGCCTCAGGTTTTTGATCCAATTCTTTAATGATCGTTATCAATTCAGTTGTCGCTTCAAGACGGCTTGAGAGAATTCGTTCTTTTTTTAACTTCGTCCACCGTCCCATAATTGACTCTCCGGCCAAATTTACAATGATATCGGTTCCTTGAAGCATAGAGACTGGAGAGCTTGTCGGCGTAAGCCACTCGACAAATTGAAACCGTTCTTTGTTTTGCTTATTTTTTATGTTTCGCGTTAAAATAAGAATGTCATGGCCATCTTGATGAAGTTTATCAGCTAATTTTCCACCGATAAGACCTGTCCCGCCTGTTATAGCTATTTTCATATATATTCTCCTTTTGAAAACATTTATATCGTTATACCCGTTCATCATTCAACGTACACTTATTTGTTCCTTATGATGGATTTCTTTAAAGAAAGGAGTGAGCCACATGGCAATCATATCGAAAATAACCGTGCAAAAAAAAGCGAAGCAACGTTATAATTTATTTGTACAAGAACAAGGCAATGATCGCTATGCTTTTAGTGTTGATGAAGATATTTTAATTAAATATGGACTTAGAAAAGGACAGGATTTAAATGAGGAAGAGATGCGAGAATTAGTAGATGCTGATGAAGCTAAGAAAACACAGCATTTAGCCGTCCATTATCTCTCCTACCGTATGCGTTCCGAAAAAGAAATGTATGAGTACTTAATTAAAAAGGAGCGACAACCTGAACATATAACGAAAGCAATTGATTTTTTAAAACAAGAACGACTTATTGATGATACCGCTTTTGCAGGCGCATTTGTTCGCACAAAAACGCGTTCAACTTTAATTGGGCCAAACAAAGTTAAACAGCAACTTATACAAAAAGGTGTTCAAGAATCGGTAATTGATGCAGCGCTTCATTCATATGATATTGATTGGCAGATTGAAGTGCTTTCTGCTTGGTTAAAAA
This window encodes:
- a CDS encoding TIGR01777 family oxidoreductase — its product is MKIAITGGTGLIGGKLADKLHQDGHDILILTRNIKNKQNKERFQFVEWLTPTSSPVSMLQGTDIIVNLAGESIMGRWTKLKKERILSSRLEATTELITIIKELDQKPEAFINASAIGYYGHSETAIFNEYDESMNPNFLSEVTKKWEKAASQATNLGIRTVYGRIGIVLDKGGGALPKMLLPYKFFVGGTVGTGRQWMSWIHIDDLIDMFTFAITEKSIEGPFNLTAPHPVRMQQLNRTIAKVMNRPHWIPAPSFAIKTALGEMSALVLEGAYVYPRKAVQKNFPFQYEDPEPALTNLLQK
- the recX gene encoding recombination regulator RecX, producing the protein MAIISKITVQKKAKQRYNLFVQEQGNDRYAFSVDEDILIKYGLRKGQDLNEEEMRELVDADEAKKTQHLAVHYLSYRMRSEKEMYEYLIKKERQPEHITKAIDFLKQERLIDDTAFAGAFVRTKTRSTLIGPNKVKQQLIQKGVQESVIDAALHSYDIDWQIEVLSAWLKKQAIKGTKQRESTQQLIQKRTSQLVGKGFAYEAIQAALSGNTDKDNNDDEWQALIYQAEKLVRTYTRKYTGYELKQKLKQALYRKGFAFSEISRYIDEELQGDEN